In Phyllopteryx taeniolatus isolate TA_2022b chromosome 8, UOR_Ptae_1.2, whole genome shotgun sequence, one genomic interval encodes:
- the gap43 gene encoding neuromodulin produces the protein MLCCIRRTKPVEKNEDVDQKIEQDGTTNKPEDKAHKAATKIQASFRGHITRKKMKDGEDEKDGDNPAAAEEATEGGEEVKKAEGSPAEEGDAAEEKGKKEEETSQAKSPVAEKPANSPAAAAPSPAGAATSPTGAAPAAVSATASSEPPKEEPKAEEKAEVKPKEVEAPAAAVKSPTTATVEEKVEETEEEARQAAVPAAASAAAEKEELDQTKDKDAAEESKAEGDTPVDAAAEATESKDD, from the exons ATGCTGTGCTGCATAAGAAGAACCAAACCG GTGGAGAAAAATGAGGATGTGGACCAGAAGATTGAACAGGATGGGACCACCAACAAACCTGAAGACAAGGCTCACAAGGCTGCGACCAAAATACAGGCCAGCTTCCGTGGACACATAACTCGGAAAAAGATGAAAGATGGAGAGGACGAGAAGGATGGAGACAATCCTGCTGCTGCAGAAGAAGCGACAGAAGGTGGCGAGGAGGTGAAGAAAGCAGAAGGATCCCCAGCTGAGGAGGGGGACGCTGCAGAAGAGAAGGGAAAAAAGGAAGAGGAAACGAGCCAAGCCAAAAGCCCAGTGGCAGAAAAGCCTGCTAACTCACCAGCAGCCGCCGCTCCCTCTCCTGCAGGAGCGGCAACGTCTCCTACAGGGGCAGCACCTGCCGCTGTCTCCGCCACAGCGTCCTCCGAGCCCCCCAAAGAGGAGCCGAAGGCCGAGGAGAAAGCTGAAGTGAAGCCCAAAGAGGTGGAGGCACCGGCTGCAGCAGTCAAGAGTCCCACCACAGCCACAGTCGAGGAGAAGGTTGAGGAGACAGAGGAGGAGGCCAGACAAGCCGCCGTGCCTGCTGCTGCCAGCGCGGCAGCTGAGAAGGAGGAGCTCGACCAAACAAAAGATAAAG ATGCTGCGGAGGAGTCTAAAGCAGAGGGCGATACCCCAGTAGATGCAGCCGCAGAGGCCACCGAGTCCAAGGATGACTGA